From the genome of Pectobacterium atrosepticum:
TTTTTCGCGGGTAGTGAGTGATTCATTATTGTTATCTCTCATGGTTAAACAGTAATAAAAAAGGGTATGAAATAAATAATAAAAACGGCAGGTTAATATTTAAATAAATAACGTGCTGTAAATAATGTACTAAAGAAAACATCCTATTTTCTTGGTGCGTTGCTGATAAAGTGTTTTTTGGAATAAGTTAGAATAAATGTGATTTTAATCGGTGATGCATAAGGGAAAACAAGTAAATAACCGCCTTAGCTAAATATTCGCTATAGATAGTCTTATTTGTCAGTTATGGATAAAAATCTGCGCGTTATAGTGACGCTAATATTCATTGTTATGGTGGTATACCGAGAAAAATATGCCTGTTTTTACTCATCATTATTTACGCGATTATTTACGCGATCGGCTGACAGAGAATGACGTGGACGCGTCAATTGCAGGAATTGTGGCGGATAATCTTGTCGAATCTAGCCTGAAAGGGCATGACTCGCACGGTGTAAGTATGCTGCCGCGCTATATCGACGCGATTCGAGAAGGTGGGTTATCGCCTCATGCACAGGCAGAAAAAACGCTGGATTTCGGCCCGTTAATTTCGTTCGACGGTCAGCAGGGCTTCGGGCAACTGGTAGCAAGGCAGGCGCTGGCTGAAGGCATTGCGCGTGCACAAACGCATGGTCTGGCGGTGGTGAGTTTAGCCAATGCTCATCATCTAGGGCGCATCGGGGCGTGGGCGGAACAGGCCGCAGAGGTCGGGCTGGTGTCGCTGCACTTTGCCAACGTGTATACCAAGCCAGTGGTGCTGCCATGGCAGGGCCAGCAGGCGCGTTTCGGGACGAACCCGTTCTGTGCCGGTATTCCGGTTGAACACGACGAACCGGTGATTCTGGATTTTGCTACCAGCGTGATTGCCGGTAACAAAGCCCGTATTGCGTGGAATGAGGGCAAATCGGTTGCACCCGGTTGCATCGTTGATAACGAAGGT
Proteins encoded in this window:
- a CDS encoding malate/lactate/ureidoglycolate dehydrogenase; this encodes MPVFTHHYLRDYLRDRLTENDVDASIAGIVADNLVESSLKGHDSHGVSMLPRYIDAIREGGLSPHAQAEKTLDFGPLISFDGQQGFGQLVARQALAEGIARAQTHGLAVVSLANAHHLGRIGAWAEQAAEVGLVSLHFANVYTKPVVLPWQGQQARFGTNPFCAGIPVEHDEPVILDFATSVIAGNKARIAWNEGKSVAPGCIVDNEGHPTVDPRWLMEHPLGALLPFGEHKGSGLSLVCSLLGAALTGGKTERTAKGEGKQIINSMLSILIDPQKLGGAATYQQEIPALLEWVRQSRDDDGLLLPGDKEKQTYRQRVDNGIFVDDVSWGQLSYLNKNVA